In Bacillus cytotoxicus NVH 391-98, the following are encoded in one genomic region:
- a CDS encoding malate:quinone oxidoreductase: MSNMQKKTDVILIGAGIMSATLGSLLKELAPEWEIKMFEKLEGAGEESSNEWNNAGTGHSALCELNYTSEKPDGSIDIKKALKINEQFQLSRQFWSYLVNSNLIRNPQKFIMPIPHMSLVQGEKNVTFLKKRFKALSNIPLFQGMEFSDDPEKLKEWMPLIMEGRTSNEPIAATKMESGTDVNFGALTRMLFEHLQNKNVELNYKHSVENIKRMKNGLWEVKVHDMNNGKIEYHTAKFVFIGAGGGSLPLLQKTGIPESKHIGGFPVSGLFMVCNNPKVIEKHHAKVYGKAKVGAPPMSVPHLDTRYIDNKKTLLFGPFAGFSPKFLKTGSNLDLLGSVKPNNVLTMLAAGVKEMALTKYLIQQVMLSNEKRIEELREFIPNAKGEDWDVVVAGQRVQVIKDTETGGKGTLQFGTEVVSAADGSIAALLGASPGASTAVNVMLEVLEKCFPQYMEKWEEKIKHMIPSYGISLVENPKLFQEIHTSTSKTLGLSKKEAVYS; this comes from the coding sequence ATGAGCAACATGCAGAAAAAAACAGACGTTATTTTAATTGGCGCTGGAATCATGAGCGCAACTTTAGGATCATTACTGAAAGAGTTAGCACCTGAATGGGAAATTAAAATGTTTGAAAAACTTGAGGGCGCAGGGGAAGAAAGCTCGAATGAATGGAATAATGCGGGTACAGGCCATTCTGCACTTTGTGAGCTTAACTATACATCCGAAAAACCTGACGGATCTATAGATATTAAAAAAGCCCTCAAAATTAATGAGCAATTTCAGCTTTCTAGACAGTTTTGGTCCTATCTTGTGAATAGCAATCTGATTCGTAATCCACAGAAATTTATTATGCCGATACCTCATATGAGTTTAGTACAAGGGGAAAAAAATGTAACATTTTTGAAAAAACGTTTTAAAGCGCTATCAAATATTCCGCTATTTCAAGGAATGGAATTTTCAGATGACCCTGAAAAATTAAAGGAATGGATGCCGCTTATTATGGAGGGGCGTACATCAAATGAACCGATCGCAGCAACGAAAATGGAATCTGGAACAGATGTGAATTTTGGTGCTTTGACACGCATGTTATTTGAACACTTACAAAACAAGAATGTTGAATTAAATTATAAACATAGTGTTGAAAATATTAAACGCATGAAAAATGGATTATGGGAAGTAAAAGTTCATGATATGAACAATGGTAAAATTGAATATCATACTGCAAAGTTCGTCTTTATTGGTGCTGGCGGTGGAAGTTTACCTTTACTACAAAAAACAGGGATTCCTGAATCAAAACATATCGGCGGATTCCCAGTAAGTGGACTATTTATGGTATGTAACAATCCAAAAGTGATTGAGAAACATCATGCGAAAGTATACGGAAAAGCGAAAGTTGGTGCTCCACCAATGTCTGTTCCGCATCTTGATACAAGATATATTGACAATAAAAAGACATTGTTGTTTGGACCGTTTGCTGGATTTTCACCAAAATTTTTAAAAACGGGCTCAAATCTTGATTTATTAGGTTCTGTAAAACCAAATAACGTACTTACTATGCTCGCTGCAGGTGTAAAAGAGATGGCATTGACGAAATATTTGATTCAACAAGTGATGCTGTCGAACGAAAAGCGTATTGAAGAGTTGCGCGAATTTATTCCGAATGCGAAAGGGGAAGATTGGGACGTAGTAGTAGCAGGCCAACGTGTGCAAGTTATTAAAGATACTGAAACTGGTGGAAAAGGAACGCTTCAATTTGGTACGGAAGTTGTTAGTGCTGCTGATGGATCAATCGCTGCATTACTTGGTGCTTCTCCAGGTGCTTCTACAGCTGTTAATGTTATGCTTGAAGTGTTAGAAAAATGTTTCCCGCAATATATGGAAAAATGGGAAGAAAAAATAAAACATATGATTCCTTCCTATGGTATTTCATTAGTAGAAAATCCAAAACTTTTCCAAGAAATTCATACATCAACATCTAAGACACTT
- a CDS encoding DUF2179 domain-containing protein, whose translation MLQALLIFVLQIIYVPVLTIRTILLVKNQTRSAAGVGLLEGAIYIISLGIVFQDLSNWMNIVAYIIGFSAGLLLGGYIENKLAIGYITYHVSLLDRCNELVDELRNAGFGVTLFEGEGINSVRYRLDIVAKRSREQELLEIVNRIAPKAFMSSYEIRSFKGGYLTKAMKKRTLMKKKDHAS comes from the coding sequence ATGTTACAAGCGTTACTGATTTTTGTACTTCAAATTATTTATGTTCCTGTTTTAACAATCCGGACGATTTTGCTTGTAAAAAATCAAACAAGATCCGCTGCTGGTGTTGGTTTACTCGAAGGTGCAATCTATATTATAAGTTTAGGGATTGTATTTCAAGATTTATCAAATTGGATGAATATTGTAGCCTATATAATTGGTTTTAGTGCCGGTCTTTTATTAGGTGGTTATATAGAAAATAAATTAGCTATCGGTTATATTACGTATCATGTTAGTTTGTTAGATCGCTGTAATGAACTAGTGGATGAATTAAGAAATGCGGGGTTTGGTGTTACATTGTTTGAAGGGGAAGGAATTAATTCTGTTCGTTATCGATTAGACATTGTGGCGAAGCGTTCAAGAGAACAAGAGCTGTTGGAAATTGTGAACAGAATTGCGCCGAAAGCGTTCATGTCTTCTTATGAAATTCGTTCTTTTAAAGGTGGATATTTAACGAAAGCAATGAAAAAAAGAACATTAATGAAAAAGAAAGATCACGCATCTTAA
- a CDS encoding ATP synthase subunit I: protein MIQMALRVYRLQLYMIFSSLLLIGTITPFSKQVTGFGIGLAVSAYCLWLLARRVEKIGRNIILKKRVPGIGILNRFAAAILGAIIMYEIEHEMEMWAFGTGILGGHFLMIANLAYANMQLVKEENKKK from the coding sequence TTGATTCAAATGGCATTGCGCGTTTATCGATTGCAATTGTATATGATTTTTAGTAGTTTGCTACTTATAGGAACGATTACTCCGTTTTCCAAACAAGTAACCGGCTTTGGGATTGGATTAGCAGTAAGTGCATATTGTCTTTGGCTATTAGCTAGACGAGTTGAGAAAATAGGACGAAATATTATATTGAAGAAACGAGTTCCTGGAATCGGCATTTTAAATCGTTTTGCAGCTGCGATATTAGGAGCCATTATTATGTATGAAATCGAACATGAAATGGAAATGTGGGCATTTGGAACGGGAATTTTAGGAGGTCACTTTTTGATGATTGCAAACTTAGCTTATGCAAACATGCAATTAGTGAAAGAAGAAAACAAGAAAAAATAG
- a CDS encoding hemolysin family protein: MEIFNLVMVAILIAFTGFFVAAEFAIVKVRSSRIDQLVAEGKRGALAAKKVTTNLDEYLSACQLGITVTAMGLGWLGEPTIEKLLRPLFEKWNLTPSISHVLTFGLAFMIMTYLHVVVGELAPKTMAIQKAERITLLFAGPLMIFYKVMYPFIWMLNSSARVVTGLFGLKPASEHDVAHTEEELRLILSESYESGEINQAEYKYVNNIFEFDNRIAKEIMVPRTEIVGFYLEDSVEEHMKIIQNERYTRYPIFGEDKDDIIGMVNVKDFFIRYMNNDTKDLSSIRAYMRPIIEVMETTPIHDLLLQMQKKRIPMAVLYDEYGGTAGIVTLEDILEEIVGEIRDEYDEDEDPPIQHVNEHHKIVDGKVLISEVKDLFGLHIEEEDVDTIGGWIMMQNHEIEEGQCVEAENYEFKVLEKDSYQIKRIEIRKIDQQQEQAATV; the protein is encoded by the coding sequence TTGGAGATATTTAATTTAGTCATGGTTGCGATTTTAATCGCATTTACTGGATTTTTCGTAGCAGCGGAGTTTGCGATTGTAAAAGTACGTTCAAGTCGCATTGATCAGCTTGTTGCGGAAGGCAAACGCGGTGCGCTAGCAGCAAAAAAAGTAACAACGAATTTAGATGAATATTTATCTGCTTGTCAACTAGGGATTACAGTTACAGCAATGGGACTTGGTTGGCTAGGTGAACCGACGATAGAAAAATTATTGCGTCCATTGTTTGAAAAGTGGAATTTAACCCCTTCCATTTCACATGTATTAACTTTTGGTCTTGCGTTTATGATTATGACATATTTGCATGTTGTAGTTGGAGAGCTAGCTCCGAAAACAATGGCAATTCAAAAGGCTGAAAGGATCACTTTATTATTTGCTGGACCTTTAATGATATTTTATAAAGTGATGTATCCGTTTATTTGGATGCTAAATAGCTCTGCTCGTGTTGTAACAGGCTTATTTGGCTTAAAACCAGCTTCTGAACATGACGTAGCACATACGGAAGAAGAATTACGTCTTATTCTTTCGGAGAGCTATGAAAGTGGAGAAATTAACCAAGCAGAATATAAATATGTAAATAACATTTTTGAATTCGATAACCGCATTGCTAAAGAGATAATGGTGCCACGAACAGAGATTGTTGGCTTTTATCTTGAAGATTCAGTAGAAGAACACATGAAAATTATCCAAAATGAGCGATATACACGTTATCCAATCTTTGGAGAGGATAAAGATGATATTATCGGTATGGTTAACGTAAAAGATTTCTTTATTCGATATATGAACAATGATACGAAAGATTTATCATCCATTCGTGCGTATATGCGCCCAATTATTGAAGTGATGGAAACAACTCCAATTCACGATTTACTTCTACAAATGCAGAAGAAGCGAATTCCGATGGCTGTATTATATGATGAGTACGGAGGAACAGCTGGAATTGTAACGCTTGAAGATATATTAGAGGAAATTGTTGGGGAAATTCGTGATGAATATGATGAAGATGAAGATCCGCCAATCCAACACGTAAATGAACATCATAAGATTGTGGATGGAAAAGTGTTGATTTCAGAAGTGAAAGATTTATTTGGTCTACACATTGAGGAAGAAGATGTAGATACAATTGGCGGTTGGATTATGATGCAAAATCATGAGATTGAAGAAGGACAATGTGTGGAAGCAGAGAATTATGAATTTAAAGTGCTTGAAAAAGATTCTTATCAAATTAAGCGCATTGAAATTCGGAAAATTGATCAACAACAAGAACAAGCAGCAACTGTTTAG
- a CDS encoding MerR family transcriptional regulator — translation MYRIGQLAHLAHVSKRTIDYYTNLGILKAERSQSNYRYYDETAFETLQFIEKCKEMHMPLCEIKERIEEKKKLLGINEHVSKQVNEVTEHIQRLETELTQLKPLLDGLTDSQREKISKSLSGQTTALMQTLMMFL, via the coding sequence GTGTATCGAATCGGACAGTTGGCTCACTTGGCTCATGTTTCGAAACGAACGATTGATTATTATACGAATCTAGGTATCTTAAAAGCGGAGCGATCTCAATCCAATTATCGCTATTACGACGAGACAGCATTTGAAACACTACAATTTATTGAGAAATGCAAAGAAATGCATATGCCGCTTTGTGAGATTAAAGAGAGGATCGAGGAGAAGAAAAAGCTGCTCGGTATCAATGAACACGTTTCGAAACAGGTGAACGAAGTGACAGAACATATCCAGCGATTAGAAACAGAATTAACACAGTTAAAACCTCTGTTAGATGGATTGACTGATTCACAACGAGAAAAAATATCAAAATCTTTATCTGGTCAAACGACAGCTTTGATGCAAACACTAATGATGTTTTTATAG
- a CDS encoding DUF1272 domain-containing protein, with product MALDMKENCQTCNNSLQLDSEAYICTYECTFCAPCTENTHHICPNCGGELIRRPKKKKHLFKNPF from the coding sequence ATGGCATTGGACATGAAAGAAAACTGTCAAACATGCAACAATTCACTACAATTAGATTCGGAAGCTTATATTTGTACGTATGAATGTACATTTTGTGCTCCATGTACTGAAAACACGCATCATATTTGTCCAAATTGTGGAGGTGAATTAATACGTAGACCAAAGAAAAAGAAACATCTATTTAAAAATCCCTTTTAA
- a CDS encoding SGNH/GDSL hydrolase family protein, translating to MNTFVCFGDSITADETFWNGARRLTPRLQEQFPEWKVVNAGVPGDDTFDALRRIEEDVLSLNPDFVTVFFGTNDAAFYKQVPKEEYKENVTKIVRSISPEKVLLISPAPVDEERQLARTNEVLKQYAKVMEEVAKETKSHFLDLHSLMIQESNYKRFLENEERDGLHFSEQGYEYLATIIGDTLKGIFK from the coding sequence ATGAATACATTCGTATGTTTTGGTGATAGCATTACAGCCGATGAAACATTTTGGAATGGTGCGCGTCGGTTAACACCGCGCCTACAAGAGCAATTTCCAGAGTGGAAAGTTGTAAATGCCGGAGTTCCTGGTGATGATACATTTGATGCTTTAAGAAGAATAGAAGAGGATGTTTTATCTTTGAACCCAGACTTTGTAACGGTCTTTTTTGGGACAAATGATGCGGCATTTTATAAGCAAGTGCCAAAGGAAGAATATAAAGAAAATGTAACAAAAATTGTACGAAGCATTTCTCCAGAAAAGGTACTTCTTATTAGTCCTGCGCCAGTCGATGAAGAAAGACAACTTGCGAGAACAAATGAAGTATTAAAGCAGTATGCAAAGGTGATGGAAGAAGTAGCGAAAGAAACAAAAAGTCATTTTCTAGATTTACATTCTCTTATGATACAAGAATCCAATTATAAAAGATTTTTAGAGAATGAAGAACGGGATGGATTGCATTTTAGTGAGCAGGGTTATGAATATTTAGCTACTATAATTGGTGATACATTAAAAGGGATTTTTAAATAG
- a CDS encoding PhzF family phenazine biosynthesis isomerase, translating into MKKIKVFHYEAFSHKPNMGNPAGIVLDAEGLTDYEMQRIAEKVGFNETAFVFPSNVADIKIRYFTPGHEMNLCGHATVATIYALYTRGVWKEVRNLLLETKAGILPVCVEIDGNGEVYVRMRQVEPQFQGFHGSKEEVARSIGLHEEDIDETLPIVYGSTGVWTLLVPIKTLVACEKMKPNNKLFPSILVEIPNASIHPFCFETYHEEAHMHGRHFSSPYAGTIEDPVTGTASGVMGAYYATFLKEDKEQEMICIVEQGQEIHKDGRVRVYVQRTEKDNVLHVEVAGTAVYVREFEISV; encoded by the coding sequence ATGAAGAAAATAAAGGTATTTCATTATGAGGCATTTAGTCATAAACCCAATATGGGAAATCCAGCAGGGATTGTATTAGATGCAGAAGGATTAACAGATTATGAGATGCAGCGTATCGCGGAAAAAGTAGGATTTAACGAAACCGCTTTTGTATTCCCTTCAAATGTTGCCGATATAAAGATTCGTTACTTCACGCCAGGTCATGAAATGAATCTTTGTGGACATGCAACAGTGGCTACTATATATGCTCTTTACACAAGAGGAGTATGGAAAGAAGTCCGTAACCTTTTGCTCGAAACGAAAGCTGGAATTTTACCAGTATGCGTAGAAATAGATGGGAATGGAGAAGTATATGTTCGAATGCGACAAGTAGAACCACAGTTTCAAGGATTTCATGGCTCTAAAGAAGAGGTAGCACGGAGCATCGGTCTTCATGAAGAAGATATAGATGAAACATTACCAATTGTATATGGAAGTACAGGGGTTTGGACATTATTAGTACCTATTAAAACATTGGTTGCCTGCGAAAAGATGAAACCAAATAATAAGCTCTTTCCATCTATTTTAGTAGAAATACCTAACGCGTCTATTCATCCGTTTTGTTTCGAAACGTATCATGAAGAAGCGCATATGCATGGTCGTCATTTTTCATCACCGTATGCTGGAACAATTGAAGATCCAGTAACAGGAACAGCTTCTGGTGTAATGGGAGCCTATTATGCTACATTTTTGAAGGAAGATAAAGAACAGGAAATGATATGTATTGTTGAACAAGGGCAGGAGATACACAAAGATGGACGTGTACGAGTGTATGTGCAGAGAACAGAGAAAGATAATGTATTACATGTTGAAGTGGCAGGAACAGCAGTGTATGTAAGAGAGTTTGAAATTTCAGTGTAA
- a CDS encoding DUF1203 domain-containing protein, with the protein MRNNFQIVALQEKEFHNLFLMNEEELKSIGAVKIIANKNPGYPCRISLKDAEVGEEVILLNYQYHNVNSPYKASGPIFIRKGATTAKLGVNEIPLMLHHRYLSIRGYNADSMIVEARVTEGVNLRENIDEIFDNKEVEYIHILNAKPGCYNCLVNRA; encoded by the coding sequence ATGAGAAATAACTTTCAAATCGTTGCGTTACAAGAGAAGGAGTTTCATAACCTATTTCTAATGAATGAAGAAGAATTAAAAAGTATCGGGGCAGTCAAAATAATAGCAAATAAAAATCCTGGATATCCTTGCAGGATAAGTTTGAAGGATGCAGAGGTAGGAGAAGAGGTAATCTTACTGAACTACCAATATCATAATGTTAATTCGCCTTATAAAGCAAGTGGTCCTATATTTATACGAAAGGGGGCAACTACCGCTAAGCTAGGTGTAAATGAAATTCCGCTTATGTTACATCATAGGTATCTATCTATACGCGGCTACAATGCTGACTCAATGATTGTAGAAGCAAGGGTTACAGAAGGTGTAAATTTAAGAGAAAATATAGATGAAATTTTTGATAATAAAGAAGTAGAATATATTCACATTCTTAACGCTAAACCAGGATGCTATAACTGCCTTGTTAATAGAGCGTGA